A single genomic interval of Candidatus Sulfotelmatobacter sp. harbors:
- a CDS encoding DUF309 domain-containing protein: protein MALLDSEEYWRGIRLFNAGEFYEAHEVWEDVWREASGMEKKFLQGLIQAAVALHHRSTGNVVGAGSLMARGLRNLAECPAEYRGIRVGELRVELGEWRAALVRGEVGERPVIVGSE from the coding sequence ATGGCATTGCTGGACTCTGAGGAGTATTGGCGGGGGATTCGGTTGTTTAATGCTGGGGAGTTTTATGAGGCGCATGAGGTTTGGGAGGATGTTTGGCGGGAGGCAAGCGGGATGGAGAAGAAGTTCTTGCAGGGGCTGATTCAGGCGGCGGTGGCGTTGCATCATCGGTCGACGGGGAATGTGGTGGGGGCGGGGTCGCTGATGGCGCGGGGGTTGCGGAATCTGGCGGAGTGTCCGGCGGAGTATCGGGGGATTCGGGTGGGGGAGCTGCGGGTGGAGTTGGGGGAGTGGAGAGCGGCGCTGGTGCGGGGCGAGGTGGGGGAGCGTCCGGTGATTGTGGGGAGTGAGTGA
- a CDS encoding ATP-binding protein has translation MLKRIRIKGYKSFAELNLSLKPLSVLIGPNSAGKSNFLDALQLLSRMATKPTLKEAFDSPYRGTPLESFSFVGEGVHSQLSLPTLSFAFEVDVSLSDGVVENVNSQIREMRSSRTHDSSDPSDSPSSKTKGSYITRRNLRYKLEVEIIPKSGILRVKDEFLVALNERGEQVTRPLPFIEKIKDKLHVRMEGQSHPTYHDRYLDHTIISRPLYPPHYPHLVAMRQELASWFIFYFEPRERMRAANPVKEVRSIGLMGEELASFLNTLQAVDTRQFQGIEKSLHMIIPSITGLQVSVNTLGEVELQVREGSVSVPARVVSEGTLRVLGLLALGGMKDSPALIGFEEPENGVHPRRIQLIAELLKNMTNAGNTQLVVTTHSPILTGMIPDESLYTCKKERGATTIEPFKTWGTLARESDVDDALNRDGEGSDVPERILRGDFDA, from the coding sequence ATGCTGAAGCGAATTAGAATCAAGGGCTACAAATCGTTCGCCGAGCTAAACCTGAGCTTGAAACCGCTTTCAGTTCTGATCGGACCAAACTCGGCGGGCAAGAGCAACTTCCTCGACGCCCTTCAATTGCTGTCGCGAATGGCAACAAAGCCAACCCTTAAGGAAGCTTTTGATAGTCCCTACCGGGGCACGCCGTTGGAGTCTTTCAGTTTCGTGGGCGAGGGTGTTCACAGCCAGCTCTCCCTTCCTACTTTGTCCTTTGCCTTTGAAGTGGATGTTTCTCTCTCCGACGGTGTGGTGGAAAATGTTAATTCGCAGATCAGAGAAATGCGAAGCTCTCGAACGCACGACTCCTCTGATCCCTCCGACTCCCCGTCGTCCAAGACGAAGGGCAGCTACATCACCCGTCGAAATCTGCGCTACAAGCTCGAAGTAGAAATCATCCCTAAATCCGGAATCCTCCGCGTAAAGGATGAATTCCTCGTTGCACTGAACGAACGCGGGGAGCAGGTCACGAGGCCGTTGCCCTTCATTGAGAAGATCAAAGACAAGCTTCACGTTCGCATGGAGGGGCAATCGCACCCGACGTACCACGACAGATATCTTGATCACACAATAATTTCCCGGCCTCTGTATCCGCCACATTACCCGCACCTCGTAGCGATGCGACAAGAGCTGGCGAGCTGGTTCATCTTCTATTTTGAACCGCGGGAGAGAATGCGTGCTGCTAACCCGGTGAAGGAGGTGCGAAGTATCGGACTAATGGGGGAGGAACTCGCATCATTCCTTAATACACTCCAAGCGGTTGACACAAGACAGTTTCAAGGAATTGAAAAATCGCTCCATATGATTATCCCTTCCATCACTGGGCTGCAGGTCAGCGTAAACACTCTAGGAGAGGTAGAGCTCCAGGTCAGAGAAGGCAGCGTTTCAGTTCCGGCCCGAGTGGTCTCGGAAGGAACGTTGCGGGTTCTTGGGCTGTTGGCGCTTGGCGGCATGAAGGACTCTCCGGCGTTGATCGGTTTCGAGGAACCAGAGAATGGGGTCCACCCGAGGCGAATCCAGTTGATAGCCGAATTGCTAAAAAATATGACTAATGCCGGCAACACACAGCTGGTGGTGACGACTCATTCGCCGATCCTTACGGGAATGATCCCCGACGAAAGCCTCTACACCTGTAAGAAAGAACGCGGAGCCACGACCATCGAACCCTTCAAAACATGGGGGACGCTTGCGCGTGAATCTGACGTTGACGACGCCCTCAATCGCGATGGCGAAGGATCGGACGTACCAGAGCGCATTCTGAGGGGAGACTTTGATGCCTGA